From Candoia aspera isolate rCanAsp1 chromosome 4, rCanAsp1.hap2, whole genome shotgun sequence, a single genomic window includes:
- the LOC134495849 gene encoding histone H2B 1/2/3/4/6-like: MPEPAKSAPVPKKGSKKAITKTQKKGDKKRKKSRKESYSIYVYKVLKQVHPDTGISSKAMSIMNSFVNDIFERIAAEASRLAHYNKRSTITSREVQTAVRLLLPGELAKHAVSEGTKAVTKYTSSK, translated from the coding sequence ATGCCGGAACCAGCCAAGTCCGCGCCGGTGCCCAAGAAGGGCTCCAAGAAGGCCATCACCAAGACGCAGAAGAAGGGCGACAAGAAGCGCAAGAAGAGCCGCAAGGAGAGCTACTCCATCTACGTGTACAAGGTGCTGAAGCAGGTCCACCCGGACACGGGCATCTCCTCCAAGGCCATGAGCATCATGAACTCCTTCGTCAACGACATCTTCGAGCGCATCGCGGCCGAGGCCTCCCGCCTGGCGCACTACAACAAGCGCTCCACCATCACCTCCCGCGAGGTCCAGACGGCCGTGCGCCTGCTGCTGCCCGGCGAGCTGGCCAAGCACGCCGTCTCCGAGGGCACCAAGGCCGTCACCAAGTACACCAGCTCCAAGTAA